Part of the Mauremys mutica isolate MM-2020 ecotype Southern chromosome 1, ASM2049712v1, whole genome shotgun sequence genome is shown below.
ACTGTATGCTTTACCTCTTACTctgcttttaattttatttaggaGATGGCTGTACGAGCTCTGAAGCAGACAGGCAGCAGAAGCATTGAAGCAGCTTTGGAGTACATTAGTAAGATGGGCTATCTGGATCCTAGAAATGAACAGATAGTACGTGTGATTAAACAGACCTCGCCAGGTAAGCATAATTTCCTTTAAATTATACCCCTCTTTCttgcaatatatttatttttaaagtgaatatGTTGCTGGTGAAAAGAGCTGAATTGATAGTAGTGAGCAGGAGTTTTCTGTTCACAGGAACAGCTACACCAGCGTCTCCACTTAGTGCTGCCAGTGTGCCTCAACTATGTAGTCCACTTTAAGGAGAAAGAGGGCAAGGCCAAACTGGACATACTTTCTGTGGCAAGGTCCCTAGATTCAACAGGAGTCTGGTCTCACAAACTGGAAATGCCCAGCAACTTCATGGATTCAATAGaattgaaggccagaagggaccattagatcatctgctCAGAccacctgtatatcacaggccattaacttTCACAGTAACTTGTATGACTAAAttataacttgtgtttggctaaagcatatcttctagaaaggcatccagtcttaatttgaagacatcaagagagatAGAATCACCTCTCCTGGTAGTTTATTCCAGTGAttaatcactctcactgttaaaaatctatgCCTAatttacagaggtaaaatcacctcctaCTCCTAGGCTTACTCTACTCGACAGAGTTTTCCCGGCTTAGCTATGTTGGCTAGCAGTGTGAAAAAAATCACCCCTGCAGCAGACACGTAGTTATGTTGGCAAACCCCTGGTGTAACAACACCTGTGCCACCAGAAGAGTGCTTTGGTAGGCATAGCTAATGTCATTCAGGGAGGTAGggtagctatgccagcagaacTCCTATGGGCTTACACTACGTTTCCACTAGCGGgctctgccagcatagctataccagcaaagacTCTGTAGTGTCCACAAGGCTACTCACTCTCCTGTTTACATTtccaaggactgcattagccctttttgccacagcatcgcaTTGGGAGCTCATTCTGAGTTGCTTCTCCGCTATGATCCCTACATTCTTTTCAGAGCCCCTGCTTTGCAGAACACAGTCCCCGTTCTGCGAATATGGCCTgcgttccttgttcctagatgtataacgcTGCAGATGGCTTTATTAAAGTGCATTTTATTTGAATGGGCCCAACTACCAAGAAATCCATTTCCTCTCTgctggagctggttgggaatttttttgacaaaatattttttgttggaaGATTCCAATTCGTTGAAACAAACTTTTTTGCAGTAATGTGCTAGTTTCAACAAAACTTTCATTGGGAGGATTTCTCAGGTccgggatggaatttctggtcagagagagagagacccacccaccccagagtaaCCAATAGCCTGGTAGAAAATGAATAGCCATcctctaagtcagtggttctcaaccaggggtacgtgtagcCCTGGGGgttcacagaggtcttccagggagtatACCAACTgatctagatagttgcctagttttacaacaggctacataaaaagcactagcaaagtcagtacaaactaacatttcatacagacaaaatgaaaaGTAAGTAATTGTTCAGTAATTGTGTGCTGTGACGCTTTTGTGTTTTTATGTtcgattttgtaagcaagtagtttttaagtgaggtgaaacttggaggtaCTCAAGACAAATCTGACTCCCGAcaggggtacaggagtctggaaagattgagaaccactgatctaagtaGCTCGACCTATGGGATCGGATAGCATTGTCATTAccgggatgggggaagagaagtGGGATGGGCTTAACAGCAACCTTGGGATGGCCACTCCTCTGGCCAGAGGTGGGTTTTTATGTTACGGGTAACTGGTAACGTTCTACGGTCTTGTCTGTATTGGAAAACTTGTACCTAACTAATTaacaaaatcaatttaaaatcagtttagttaCGGTGGCACAACCCCCTAATGTAGATGCATTTAAACTGAGTTAGCTTAATGCAGTAACTTCCCTCACCATCTCTCCCCGCTCCAGATCCCAATAAGGGCACTCTGCTGGTCCAGGgtctgtgctggggagggagTTAAGCCTGGGCAAGTCTAATGAGGAGTGGCTGGGAAGAGGGAAAGCTGGAGGAAGGGAAAGGCCCATGGAGGTTACTTGCAAAAGCTGGGGACAAAGCCATTTCTCCTGTTGGGGTTACAGAGTGCAGTCCCTGGTAGCCACTATGAGGGAGTGGGGTAAGGAGGAGCTGCTTGTGTGGTGACATATGGCTCTGGGTTCTGCCATGTGTGGGGATGGGCCATGCTGCCTTTTCTACAAATCCTGCACTTTCAGTGGGACAGTGTAGGGGAGTGACGGGGAAGTAGAGAACTTGCAGAGATTTCGTAGCCCAGGCCCCCTTCCAGGTGTTTTGTATGGGAGATGATAATCTGGCAAACAGAATGGTAACTGCCAGGGTTCctctctccttttttggactTGGGCGTAAGGCATGTGTAGACAGGGCCTCAGATAAGCATTAGGaagaatttaaaataatattgaCAGAATTATTTAATAACCATGTTTTCCTTATGTgtagggtgggtttttttctttcaaatatattaaaatcCTTATCCCCTGAATGCACATATTCCCTTTGGTAGGTCAGTTCACATTTTTGAAACCCAGTTCTTGCAGTCTTTCCTGCCTAAAGGTTCTAGTTATCCAgctgtttttcattttcttttgcttttactTCCTGATCACATCCTGGTCTCATTTAAACAGAATGCCAGACTATGAAGATTTCAGGATCAAATCACTACTGCAACTATTTAAAGCCCTTTTCTTTTAAGTTCTGTTTAAGCCTTCACTTTGTTATCCTCAAAAAAGCCAAACTCAGGTGGCTTGTGATTGGCGTGTGTCTGTTTGACATGccagaaaaacattttgatttgtttgGTATTAGAGTGCTTATGCTAGGTTGTGTAGGCCTCCTGCAATTGATTAGATGGCATACAAGCTTTGCTGGAAGCATTTAGATTCCCAGTGTGAACGTTTAAACCCTTGCTTCAGAGATTTCCAGTTACAGTCTATGGCATGTACGTTTTCAAATCCTTTTCCTTTCTTCATATGGTTTTaccttttaatattaaaattgaTAGCACATTTTTAGCATTCAACTGAGAGCCAAATGGAGCCTATCTGACATCAGCTGTGGATGAGACTGAAAGAATCAGTGTTCTCTATGGCCGTAGTCAGTGGACACTACAAAATACACTAAGACGTAAACCCTTCCAGATGAAAGAGATGCAGCCTCAAATTTTACCTTGCTAGATAGGACGATGTGGGCAAAAATCATTTCTGGTGAGTCATGTACCTCCACAGATCCGAACACTTCTCAGTCTGATCAGATTCACTGTCCCAGGTAATGTAAATTACATCTCTGTACCAGCAAGTCCCCATGCACAACTCCAAAGGACGACAGTAATGTTCACACTGTTGCTTTTCTTCAGGGTTCCTGATGGGGAAGCAGCTTCAGTTTGCAGCCAATGCTCCCTATGTGCCGTGCCAGCAGAGATGCTGAGTGGATATACTGCATCAATGCCTCTGCAAGCCACATCCCCTTCCAGACCAGTGCCAGCCACTCTTATGGCTGTGCTGCCCCAACACGACCCCACTTCTACATGGGAGATTTCTGCTTCCACATCCATATGTATCTCTGTGGACCTTCTCCAAGGGATAATtgtttactcctgagggaattctgtgccactgcgcatgtgcagaattttatCTCCCCCGCAGATTTCCTTGCCTCCCTTCagagaaatgactttctgatgggaaaGCCACAAGAGAggtcatgtgaccctccccagcagtatgtttccggtgcccagggcagccagcagagaggtaaatcactgtggggcaggggatggcactggggaagacccagctagtggctcctaccctgtgctgggctcagcagctagtccctgctgggctggagaggaccaGACTTCCTCgtcccctgcacagcatccagggccatgtcagacccacccccagatttcgcccctggctgtaggaagctctgcaaactcttccctccccgtccctcccccacgcttcctgcacccatcgctcctcagctgcagggggagggatcactgtacaggaGGCCACTCTCCCATccgcccaacccctgtgcatccagaccccctcatacccagaccctcccacccagaaccctccctggcgagccccactccccctacACCTGGACTGGCCTGATGAgccacccacacctggatccccaccctaccaagccccaaccagctgcacctggatccccgccccactcacccagcatctggacccccctgCTGAatctcccccccggccccctgccgAGCTCtatcctccccacacccagaccacTGAGCCCCAgtcaccttcacctggaccccctgcagagtcccattacggTTGCACACAGAACCCccaaacaagcccctgtgcatccagatcccccctgcacccacattgccccacacagaaccctctcaacccacacctggatcctcctacactaagcccctccacacttggatcctgccttgctgagcctgcctgctcacacctggtgcacctgtcacagaggggcagggccctggggtgtttctggggcaggtcctatccttgcactgtgtcagggttgagTGCAGCCTCATCGCTGAGTCTCTgtcctggggtggagggtggggaggctgcagggtgatctcccacctctgtgcagccggtggcctgtgctccccaatgccaggctggagcctccacatttatttgacaaataaaatttgcagaattttaaaatattgttcgcagaatttatttatttatttatttatttgcgcAGAATGCTCTCAGGCATAATAACTGGCACTGACATAAGCCACAGTAAATCCTTGATGACTCTGGCCCTGCATTttaacaccctcctccccccccaaaaaaccccaacccagcTGCATGTAATAGGAGACTTAATTTTATAAAATAATGAAATGTTGGCCAGTTTTATTAGGTAGTGCACTGTTTTGAATGTAAGCGCTGTGGGGTAGAGGCTGCTTCTTCATATGTGTTGTATGCATATAGATGTACatctatacacacacattcaTGTGTGTTGCACCTAGCACAGTTTGGACCATGTTGTAATACAGATAAGTAATGGTAGTAATGTTTGATGTTCTGCTTGCCTGTTACTATTCTCTTTTCCCATTGGTGCAGCACCCCTAGACAGCAGCATTTGAAGTTCTCCAGACCTCAGATCTGCTGCTCCCAGCTCTTTGTGATTCATGACTCTGATACTGTTTCAGCTTTTAAATCCAAGCTGATGATATCATAACTAAAATATTTGAGCTTCTATTTTCATGATTTGGTAAAAATACTGGTGATTCATGtggtgaaaagtgctatagaacTGCAgttgattattaataataatacttagtactTCAGATGGTCAGAGAGCTTAATCTAGTGTGGTTTGATTTTGGTAACACAGACGcaatacaaaaatatttgtttgtgtATAGATGAATGGATTATCTAATATAATTTGTTCAGATGAATTGTTTCCTAAcattctttttgtctttttataaaGGAAAGGGTATTGTGCCAAATAACGTAGCCCGCAGGCCAAGCTTTGAAGGATCAAATGAGTCTTTTCCGTCCTATCATCAGATCAGTAATACAGCCTATGAAGGGACAAACTTTGGAACAGAAGGTGCAAATATGCTTAGTGACGTTCCGAGGACATACATGGACTATTTACTCTCTGCTTCGCAGTCTGCGGCCATGAATGCTGCAGTACAAAGACCTTCGGGAGTAGGCTCTCACAGCACACCTGGGAGCCATCAACAAAAAACATATTCTGCAAATATGGACTCTCCTGTGATTAATTATCCAGTGACTAATCACAATAGCCAAGCTTTACAGCTGCAGGCCACTCATGGCTCAAACAGCCCACATTACAGCAGGCAGCATATGATGGTGCAGGGGGAACCTATGGGGTATGGTGTTCAGCGAAGTCCATCTTTCCAAAATAAAATGCAGCAGGAGGGAGGATATGCAAATCTTCCAAATAAAGGGACCGTTCAAAATAACTCTGGTCATGCATTTCAGCAGGCACCAGCCAGTCTGTATATACATACTCATCACAAACAAACAAGCCCTTCCCCTCACCAGATGCATGTGATAGCCAGAGGTCCAGCATTTGCTAATGACTTTTCAGACAGCCAACCACAGAATCTAATAGCTCCATCTAGAAATAGCTTGAACATGGACCTGTATGACATGAATAATCCTCAAGTTCAGCAGTGGCAAACGGCAGCACCATCACACCGTGATTCTTTACAAAACCCAGGGATAGAAACATCCCCAAGGCAACATGTATCCTTCAGACCAGACGCCTCAGTGCCAAGCAGAACTAACTCCTTTAacaaccaccagcagcagcagcaagtgtcGGTATCTATAAGACAGGTTCCTCCAGGAAAACCTGATCCTTCAATTACATCTCCAAATACCATCACAGCAGTCACATCTGCTCATATTCTCCAACCAGTGAAGAGCATGAGAGTGATGAGACCTGAGCCTCAAACAGCTGTGGGGCCTTCCCACCCTGGCTGGCTACCTGCACAAGCCCCACCTGTGGACAGCCTAGAGATCATTGAACAGCATCCGCTTCCTGTTGGAGGAGCTAATGCCTACCAACTAGATGTTGATTACAGTAATCAGGAGCCCAGGTGTCCTCCACCACCATATCCTAAGCATCTGTTACTTCCTGGTAGCTCTGAGCAATTTGATATAAACTGTTTGTGCATGGGTGTAGAACAGACCCTCCGGGGAGTCCCCAATTCAACGTGCAATAAAGCTGAGGAAAATAGTGAAAGAAATGACAAAAGCAGCAAAAATGCTAAAGTTGAAAAAACAAGCAAGGATAAAAAGCAGATCCAGACATCTCCTGTGCCAGTGCGAAAAAATGGTAAAGATGAGGAAAAAAGAGAATCCCGAATTAAGAGTTACTCACCATTTGCCTTCAAGTTCTACATGGAACAACATGTGGAGAATGTCCTAAAGACCTACCAGCAAAAAATCAACAGAAGGTTACAGCTGGAGCAAGAAATGGCCAAAgtaattttttcttttgttttaatacaaATGAATCATGGTCAGATTGGTATAGGAGTAACATTAATCAactgaaaagaataaaataaaaccaaggtgcctaaagttaggatcCCGTGGGAGcttcaggtgctcagcacctcttaagACCGGGCcacatttctgtgtgtgtgtgtgtgtgtgtgtgtgtgtgtgtttaaaaaaactgTGGAAGTGTTCCTCCCCTCcctacacacacatgcatacgCACACTCTCCTTGCATTAAAGAACAGATGAACTGCTcacttaaactttaaaaaaaatatcacttTCAGGAAGAAATCAAGCATGAAATATTTCTGCCAAGtgaaacttttgaaaatttcagcaacTGAAAACTGGAGATCAGAGTAGAAACTGATACACACCCCAAGTGATAGTCTGATATGTCTAGTATCTTTTTATATTTAGTTAAAAAAATTCTAAGTGTGGCCTTCTGTAATAGGTAATTAATAAAGCCCTAGTCTTGTAAGAAAGCAGGTTGCATTAGTTTCTCTTTTTTCAATCTCTCGTGTCTCCCCTCACTTTATTGAAAAGAAGTTTgcaccaaaacaaaaaccacatacacacaccaccAGCCAACCCAACTTCACCAACTGCCCATTAAAACAAATTGGTAGATACAGTGATGTACTGTGACATTCTCCATCTTGAATATCAAAAGATTTCCCCCTAGATTGAACCACCAGCAGTGTGCAGACTCCCAGGAACCTCTAAAACTGCAAGAATCATTTCACATGAAAATCGTAGATGCTGCCTTTGTATTTCACATACATATGTACCTCtgctcacttttaaaaatgttattactAGGGTTTTTTTGGCTTGAATCTGGCAATTCATCCTACCTGTCCTGCAGGTTTCCCTTAATCTCCCCTTctcttctttttatttatttgtagatTTCACTTCTATACAGACTCCACATCAAAGCTTTGCGAGCCTTTGACATATGTTTTAAAAACACCAGGGCACACAAGATGCAAAATAAATATCAACCAAAGCGACAGCAACACCCTTTCCTCCCACTCTATGGCATACTTGACCTCCAGTGTTCTGAACACTACAACTTAGCACCTCTGCATTGCACTTTCCCATCAGACAGAAATCCCACTCTGTTGGCTCAGCCTTCGGCCAATGCCTGATTAAACAGATGGGTTTTGCAGAGTGCCCAGAAAGCCAATGAATTCAGGACCTTGGGGACAGAGCATTCCAAAATAAAGGGATCTTTATAGAGAATACTGTACCAGCAGCTCCCTCCCTTGTATAATAAAGGTGATCAGCAGAGGCCCTTGAGCTTGATTCATCTGTGGCAACATGGCACAGGGAGAAAGATAGTCTCTTCAGCGGGCAGGTCATTTAGAGTCCTAGGTCGGAATCAACACCTTAAACTCCTCTCAGAAACTAACAGAAATTCATTGCAGATAACAGAGCGCTGATAACACATGCTACCACCGAGAAGCACCACTTAATAAGTGGACTGCTACATCTTGCACCAGCTTAAGTTTCTGGATAGATTTAAGGTGTAATTCCATGTGGCGTGTACAGTAGTAATACAGTCTCAAGATGACAAAGGCATGGATCACCAACCATGGTAGCAAGGTCCACGTCTGAAAGAAACAATCACAATTTCCTGTTCAGacttgtctttttaaaataaactcctCCTGTCAGTCACTCTGGAGACACTGGATTCAGTGCAATGGTCAAAGATTTACAGAAAATTGAGGTGATAGGCCAGGATGCAGTGAAATTGCAAGAGTTTCAAAAATATATCTACAGACTGAGTGCAAACAAATTCATGTGTGTCTCTTCTAGTTCCTGGTTAATTTCTCCCAACCACATGCTTTCAAAATGCTAGTTTGATTAGTCTCTGGCTGTGAATGTAATTATACTGGCTGTTCTGATTTGTTTTTTCTTATAAAGGCCGGCCTTTGtgaagcagagcaggagcaaatGAGGAAAATTCTCTACCAAAAGGAGTCCAACTACAACAGATTGAAGAGGGCCAAAATGGATAAATCTATGTTTGTAAAAATCAAGACCCTAGGTATTGGTGCTTTTGGGGAAGTGTGCCTTGCCTGCAAAGTGGATACCCATGCCCTCTATGCCATGAAAACCTTGAGAAAGAAGGATGTACTGAATCGTAACCAGGTGGCTCACGTCAAAGCAGAAAGGGATATACTTGCTGAGGCAGACAATGAATGGGTGGTAAAACTCTATTACTCTTTTCAAGATAAAGAAAATTTGTACTTTGTGATGGACTACATCCCTGGTGGGGACATGATGAGTCTGCTGATACGGATGGAGGTCTTTCCAGAACATCTAGCTCGTTTTTATATTGCAGAGCTCACTTTGGCCATAGAGAGCGTACACAAAATGGGATTTATCCATAGAGATATCAAGCCTGACAACATTTTGATAGACCTTGATGGGCATATCAAACTGACTGATTTTGGGCTCTGTACTGGATTCAGATGGACTCACAATTCAAAGTACTATCAGAAAGGTAGTGTTCTTATGTGTACTATTTGTGATGCATGTTGTATTATTTCACCTTGAAATAAATAGTGGTCTCTGCAAATGTCCTAGCTTAGAGTATACGGTACATTTTATACATGATAAAGGTGAAGAGGCCTAAGCCAATGGCTTGGTGACTCTCATGCTAAATTTGCTGTATTTAAGgagatgtctacacagcaaaacaaaacaaaacaccccaatCCCATGGCAGCAAAAGTTTCAGGACCCTggtgttcaggcttgggctcaCACTACGGTGCTAAAACTAGCCATGTATtcattcaggctcaggctctgaagcctggggaaAGGGTGGGCTTCACAGTctaagctccagcccaagcccgcgTGTCTAAACTACTCTTTTTTTTAGTGCCGTAGTGCAAGCCCTGCAAGCTCAGATCTGTAGACCAGgattctgagacttgctgccacagtTATTTTGTTTTGCCGTGAGAAGACATAACCCTTGGTGTGTCAGTCCTTTGCTTTCAACTACTGCTAGTTTAAGTCCCCATCAGTCGCTTAAACTGCTGCGATAACAATAAATATCCAGTTCTCGCTGGCTTCAAGGGGGGATCCCTACTGGTGGCAAAAGGAGCTAATCATAAAAGAATCTCATTTGATGTATTCCTGGCCCCAGTGATCTGCCATTGTTCAGGCATTGTTCATTCCTGATCAGTGGACATAGGGCAATGTGTACAGATACCCCAAACTTATTACACCCATCTGGTCTTTACTTGGAGATGTGTTTCTGAAGGGTTTAGTAAGGGACTGAGAAGTGGGGCTCATTATGGAAAATTAGCGAAAAATGAAGAATTTTTCAGATTAAACCTATTCTTTGCtcgagagagaggggaaaatacTGGATGGCACAAGAAGCCATTTAGTAATCTGTTTTTCTCTCTAGTTGACAATTGTTTTATAAATCtattaaaataaacttttttttttatttcctcctttttctGTTTGAAAGGGAGCCATAGCAGACAAGACAGCATGGAGCCCAGTGATCTTTGGGATGATGTGTCCAACTGTAGATGTGGCGATAGGTTGAAAACCTTGGAGCAAAGAGCCAAAAAGCAGCATCAGAGATGTTTAGCCCACTCATTGGTTGGGACCCCTAATTACATAGCTCCTGAAGTGCTGCTTCGCAAAGGTAGATGAGctctattttgttttctttctgtttaaaaaaaaatcagcattcatttaattaaatataattttgGGGAAGGGTGTCAGTTTGACAGCCCTGGACATTAAGTCACCTGTTTGATGAGTGCAAATTTCTTCATGTGCCAGACCAATGTGCCTCAGTACTATTCACCTTGAGGGTTGAGATGGCACTTCTGCCTCCATGGCCATTCAGTCCTTGACTTTTCTACTGAGGCAGCTAATAAAGGTGTCAGCAATGATATTGTTTTACTGTGAGACTGATAACCAAGCTGGGCACTAGGAATGGGACTGAAATCACTAGCTAATTCACGTAGGGCAATGAGCAGCAACAGAGGGTATCTACTGACTAATTCAGACTGCTGACTGTGGCATGGAAATTATAATGTCCTAGGGATATCTCTTCCTGGCCAGGATTTTGGGCAGCCAAAGAAGAAAAACTTTTCATGTTCTACATTGAACATCAGGTCATGGCTTGGGGACTTAAGCTAATGCTTTGTGGATGCCCATGCAGTGCTGACGTGAGCTCTAAATTGAATAGTTATGAACTGAGATTTTCAAGTTCACTGGAGGCCTGATCGTATGTCCATTGGAGTCCATGGGCACCTTTCCATTAGCTTCAATAGACTTTACATCACGCACTAGAGGATGTAGGTTTAAAATCTCAAACTTGTACCTTACTGTGTAGTCTCAGGAAATGACTGATTTAAATTGCTCCTGTTTGCATGGAATCCAGTAAAAGATTGTATCCTTTCATCTatcccctgagccctgctgtgtccCTGAGCTGTATTTTAAAATTCACCTCTATATAATCTTGGCAGTAGATCAGTCATCAAGTGTTTTATTTTCCTCTGAGGAACAGTATGTGCTATGGGGCAGGATAGGGCCAGAACGATGCATGACAAAATCCTTGCTCTGTCCAGTTACGTGCTCCCTGTCAGCCCTCAGTCACCAGTGTCATGCTTAAAAATATGGAGAATGATCTCTAGCTGCCAGGATTAGGATTTCTCTGCTTTCAGGAATAGAATTTGGGTCAGCCAGCAGAAGGCACACAGGAATATGGATTTTGAGTAACTTAATTTTAGGTCACAAATCACACTACTGAGAATGAAAAGGTGTGAGAGAAGATGAAAACGTAGGCTGTGTTTTTCAGTATTATTTAAATTGGAAGAGGAAACAATGTCTGTACTCAAATTCTTATTGGTCATGGGACACTGTCTTTTGCCTGCTTTTCAGGATACACTCAGCTCTGTGACTGGTGGAGCGTTGGGGTGATTCTCTTTGAGATGTTAGTGGGGCAGCCTCCCTTTCTGGCCCCCACTCCCACAGAAACCCAACTAAAGGTAAGTTAAAGCAGAATTCCAAATAGaccttatttttatttatctgctCCCCTGTATCTGAGCACGTCACAGATGTTCATTTATCCTCGACCTACTGCTGTgggatagggaagtgttatccccattgtacagagagGGCAAAGAGAGATTAAAGGCCTGACTTTCAAAGATGTTGAGCAATCACAAATCTCCTCCAAGTCAATGGCAGCTAAAAAAAAACACCAGGCTGTAACTGACTTGTGGAGCTGGGAATGAAACCCCTGTATACCATTCCAGTACCTTAACCATAAGTTCATCCTTCCAGCCTCCCAGGGGCTGAATATCACATTTTAGCAACTCCTTTCTAAAATGCTTACATTTTCCCTGTTtaaaatggggtgggggaaggaggaggattccTCTCTTTCCATGGGACAGGTCCTAATTCAAATATTTACTTTCCTTTACATTGTGACTGcacaactcttgggtgaatgtttCTGGATTTTTATTCAGCAACCTGGTAATCTGCATGGGAACATTGTTTTCAAGTACTACACGTAAAGTACTACACAGCAACCTTCTCTTAAATTGTTCACCATGGATTTTGCTATTGAAAATCATATGTTAATTATAACGTCACAGTTTGCAATTTCAATATTCCAAAGTTAAGAAGTGGTTGCAATTCTTTTTATTAGAAGGAGGTATCTCTCCCTCCATTTCTTTAAAGGCAAATTGCAAAACTAAATTAATATTGAATTTAGCCTAGAAATGTCTGTGCTGCATATCTATTCAAACTTGGCTGTGGGGGCATTCAGCAAGGAATAAATTCGAACTTACACTGGTTAAATTTCTTTTTTCTCCTGTCTGTAATGCAGTGGTATTTCCTTGTTCACTAAATATATCCCAGAAGACACAGTTCTATGACTGCAATAATACCATAGGTTGCACATGTTGTATTCTGGGAATATTTTAGTGAACCAGAAACAATTTCACAgagtgggaagggggggcagaacaggaatagccatttttaaaaacaagttaaattgaccctttctcttctttttctgcttAGAATTCCCTCTACAGTCTGGCCTATGAGAAGTATTCAGCATATACATTTCAGAGCTAAAATCTGTTTTCCTTTTAGCTTTGCAGCTGTTCTCTAATATTTGTATAGGAAACGGGATCAAATCTTTATTATTGTTTTCATGTCCATTCCTCACAATTTTTCCTGTACTGCTCACACTGAGCAGTGTATTTGCAAAGTCATCAGACCACTGGATTCTTGCCTTTCAAAAGTAAAAATTGTGGGTGTAAGCT
Proteins encoded:
- the LATS2 gene encoding serine/threonine-protein kinase LATS2, which codes for MRPKTFPATTYSGNSRQRLQEIREGLKQPSKSSGQGLPIGPCSETSLDPKILIGKDAARQQQMRPTAKFGPYQKALREIRYSLLPFANESGTPASTEVNRQMLQELVNVGCDQEMAVRALKQTGSRSIEAALEYISKMGYLDPRNEQIVRVIKQTSPGKGIVPNNVARRPSFEGSNESFPSYHQISNTAYEGTNFGTEGANMLSDVPRTYMDYLLSASQSAAMNAAVQRPSGVGSHSTPGSHQQKTYSANMDSPVINYPVTNHNSQALQLQATHGSNSPHYSRQHMMVQGEPMGYGVQRSPSFQNKMQQEGGYANLPNKGTVQNNSGHAFQQAPASLYIHTHHKQTSPSPHQMHVIARGPAFANDFSDSQPQNLIAPSRNSLNMDLYDMNNPQVQQWQTAAPSHRDSLQNPGIETSPRQHVSFRPDASVPSRTNSFNNHQQQQQVSVSIRQVPPGKPDPSITSPNTITAVTSAHILQPVKSMRVMRPEPQTAVGPSHPGWLPAQAPPVDSLEIIEQHPLPVGGANAYQLDVDYSNQEPRCPPPPYPKHLLLPGSSEQFDINCLCMGVEQTLRGVPNSTCNKAEENSERNDKSSKNAKVEKTSKDKKQIQTSPVPVRKNGKDEEKRESRIKSYSPFAFKFYMEQHVENVLKTYQQKINRRLQLEQEMAKAGLCEAEQEQMRKILYQKESNYNRLKRAKMDKSMFVKIKTLGIGAFGEVCLACKVDTHALYAMKTLRKKDVLNRNQVAHVKAERDILAEADNEWVVKLYYSFQDKENLYFVMDYIPGGDMMSLLIRMEVFPEHLARFYIAELTLAIESVHKMGFIHRDIKPDNILIDLDGHIKLTDFGLCTGFRWTHNSKYYQKGSHSRQDSMEPSDLWDDVSNCRCGDRLKTLEQRAKKQHQRCLAHSLVGTPNYIAPEVLLRKGYTQLCDWWSVGVILFEMLVGQPPFLAPTPTETQLKVINWESTLHIPLQIKLSPEASDLITKLCCAAEERLGRSGADDIKAHPFFNSIDFSTDIRRQTAPYVPKISHPMDTSNFDPVEEESPWNDTSGDSTRTWDPLASSNSKHTEHAFYEFTFRRFFDDNGYPFRYPKPSGIESSQSEMSDAENKDVVDQTGACQPVYV